One stretch of Amycolatopsis sp. NBC_00345 DNA includes these proteins:
- a CDS encoding MmgE/PrpD family protein, whose amino-acid sequence MTGTTIATRLAGWVSGLRYEHIPRAAVDTTKLLVLDQLGLQVNGATLPHVQPEIQLVEAMKAVPESTVALSGARTAAPYAAFVNGTLAGSSEFDDVHMYAAHIGSHVVPPALAFAETTGASGREVITAIVAGAQVMSLLGGISVARMVGRGWHGSKILGTLGAAATAGKLLGLTPAQLAHALAIAASDAGGGMEYEFSGGEVKRMHSGSAARLGSQAALLAQRGLTGPLTIVEGTRGLLRLFAEGADPAGIEALWDRFHITDTAFRMYPTIGSAATVLDGLRQLSDGDGDGLDWREITAIRLGLPRIAIGHGATVTHPRDAVSAQFSTAFGVGLMLVHGSNRPADYLNADLLADPGIRRVVDLVQPYEADFPPGSPVLSARIDITLRDGRVLSHLQQGFRGHQDDPGRAAAVEAKFRDNVIGLLPARTAGELVTTVDTLDRLDAAGRLIGLTVRRSDVAGD is encoded by the coding sequence ATGACCGGCACCACCATCGCGACGAGGCTGGCCGGCTGGGTCTCCGGCCTCCGTTACGAACACATCCCGCGAGCCGCCGTGGACACCACGAAGCTGCTCGTCCTGGACCAGCTGGGGCTCCAGGTCAACGGTGCCACCCTGCCCCACGTCCAGCCCGAGATCCAGCTGGTAGAGGCCATGAAGGCCGTCCCGGAGAGCACGGTGGCGCTGTCCGGCGCGCGGACCGCCGCGCCGTACGCCGCATTCGTCAACGGGACCTTGGCCGGCAGCAGCGAGTTCGACGACGTGCACATGTACGCCGCGCACATCGGCTCGCACGTGGTCCCACCGGCGCTGGCGTTCGCCGAGACGACGGGCGCCTCCGGCCGCGAGGTGATCACGGCCATCGTCGCCGGCGCGCAGGTGATGTCGCTGCTCGGTGGCATCTCGGTCGCCAGGATGGTGGGCCGGGGCTGGCACGGCTCCAAGATCCTGGGCACGCTGGGCGCGGCGGCCACGGCCGGGAAACTCCTCGGCCTGACACCTGCGCAGCTCGCCCACGCACTGGCCATCGCCGCCAGCGACGCCGGTGGCGGCATGGAGTACGAGTTCAGTGGCGGCGAAGTGAAACGCATGCACTCGGGATCGGCCGCCCGCCTCGGCTCACAGGCCGCGCTGCTCGCCCAACGGGGACTCACCGGACCGCTCACCATCGTCGAAGGCACGCGCGGGCTCCTGCGGCTCTTCGCGGAGGGAGCGGACCCGGCCGGCATCGAGGCGCTGTGGGACCGGTTCCACATCACCGACACCGCGTTCCGGATGTACCCGACGATCGGCTCGGCGGCCACCGTCCTCGACGGCCTTCGTCAGCTGAGTGACGGCGACGGCGACGGCCTGGACTGGCGGGAGATCACGGCCATCCGGCTCGGCCTGCCCCGCATCGCGATCGGCCACGGCGCGACCGTCACGCATCCGCGGGACGCGGTGTCCGCCCAGTTCAGCACCGCGTTCGGCGTCGGGTTGATGCTGGTCCACGGGTCGAACCGGCCCGCGGACTACCTCAACGCGGACCTGCTGGCAGACCCCGGCATCCGGCGGGTCGTCGACCTCGTGCAGCCCTACGAGGCCGACTTTCCGCCTGGCTCGCCGGTGCTCAGCGCCCGGATCGACATCACGCTCCGGGACGGTCGTGTGCTGTCGCACCTGCAGCAGGGGTTCCGCGGCCACCAGGACGACCCAGGCCGGGCGGCCGCGGTGGAGGCGAAGTTCCGCGACAACGTCATCGGCCTCCTGCCCGCCCGGACCGCCGGCGAACTGGTGACCACAGTGGACACGTTGGATCGGCTCGACGCGGCCGGCCGGCTCATCGGCCTCACCGTGCGGCGATCCGATGTGGCCGGTGACTGA
- a CDS encoding helix-turn-helix transcriptional regulator: MDRSELANFLRARRAALQPEDVGLPRGPRRRTAGLRREEIAALSGVSSDYYSRIEQQRGPLPSEQILAAIAHGMHLTLEERDHLFRLAGHGTPQRIVRGDHINAGLMRIFDRLQDTPAQVENVLGETLKQTPLAVALLGDESAYIGFDRSRVFRWFTNPAVHELFPEEDHEHHARMLTAQLSAVHARTGRNSPAGILVETLRKRSREFADLWDEHPVVGPYCEPKRLLHPQFGELEVYGQTLLDPDQFQMLMIFTAVPGTESHEKLELLSVIGAQRP; encoded by the coding sequence ATGGATCGTTCAGAGCTGGCGAACTTCCTCCGCGCCCGGCGCGCGGCCCTCCAACCGGAGGACGTCGGCCTGCCCCGGGGACCACGCCGCCGCACCGCGGGGCTCCGCCGGGAAGAAATCGCCGCGCTCAGCGGCGTCTCCAGCGACTACTACAGCCGCATCGAACAGCAGCGCGGCCCGCTGCCGTCCGAACAGATTCTCGCCGCGATCGCCCACGGCATGCACCTCACCCTCGAAGAGAGAGATCATCTCTTCCGGCTCGCGGGACATGGAACGCCGCAGCGCATCGTGCGTGGTGACCACATCAACGCGGGCCTGATGCGGATCTTCGACCGATTGCAGGACACTCCGGCGCAGGTCGAGAACGTCCTCGGTGAGACGCTCAAGCAGACGCCGCTGGCGGTCGCGCTGCTCGGCGACGAGTCCGCCTACATCGGGTTCGACCGCAGCCGGGTGTTCCGCTGGTTCACCAATCCCGCGGTCCACGAGCTGTTCCCCGAGGAAGACCACGAGCACCATGCGCGGATGCTGACCGCTCAGCTGTCCGCCGTCCACGCCAGGACGGGGAGGAACTCCCCCGCCGGCATCCTCGTGGAGACCCTGCGGAAACGCAGCCGGGAGTTCGCTGATCTCTGGGACGAGCACCCCGTCGTGGGCCCGTACTGCGAGCCCAAACGCCTGCTGCATCCCCAGTTCGGTGAGCTCGAGGTCTACGGGCAGACGCTGCTCGACCCCGACCAGTTCCAGATGCTGATGATCTTCACCGCCGTGCCGGGAACCGAGAGCCACGAGAAGCTCGAGCTGCTGTCGGTCATCGGCGCCCAACGACCGTGA
- a CDS encoding DUF3618 domain-containing protein, with amino-acid sequence MARDPETIEREIEQARTNLVATLDQLGTKANPQKLANAAKDGVRAKLDNPKVKYPLIGAGALIAVLLLRKLFR; translated from the coding sequence GTGGCTCGCGACCCCGAGACCATCGAGCGTGAGATCGAGCAGGCCAGGACCAACCTGGTGGCGACGCTCGACCAGCTGGGCACCAAGGCCAACCCGCAGAAGCTCGCGAACGCGGCCAAGGACGGCGTCCGCGCCAAGCTGGACAACCCGAAGGTCAAGTACCCCCTGATCGGCGCCGGCGCGCTGATCGCCGTACTGCTGCTTCGCAAACTGTTCCGCTGA
- a CDS encoding carboxymuconolactone decarboxylase family protein, which translates to MPRLNEPDASTIPEDVRQFLAGLPPDPMFRMLSHSVTTVRPLLGLAQALYTTLELPVRTRELAILTLADLVSSEFVWTQHVPISQAADVGDDIRRLIRDRDYRNAALSAADSAVIRFVAEVVTRPDVPDALFAEARKHLSDREIVELLHVIGYYWTFGRVSTVLDVELTHVYAQEYGSTWTPPELPGRPR; encoded by the coding sequence GTGCCCCGGCTGAACGAACCCGACGCGAGCACCATCCCCGAGGACGTCCGCCAATTCCTGGCGGGCCTCCCACCGGACCCGATGTTCCGGATGCTGAGCCACTCGGTCACGACCGTCCGTCCGCTGCTCGGACTGGCCCAGGCGCTGTACACCACGCTCGAACTACCGGTGCGCACGAGGGAACTGGCCATCCTCACGCTGGCCGACCTCGTCTCGTCGGAGTTCGTCTGGACCCAGCACGTGCCCATCTCCCAGGCCGCCGATGTCGGGGACGACATCAGGCGGCTCATCCGTGACCGGGACTACCGGAACGCGGCGCTGTCCGCGGCCGACAGCGCCGTCATCCGGTTCGTGGCGGAGGTCGTGACCCGTCCGGACGTCCCGGACGCGCTGTTCGCGGAGGCCCGGAAGCACCTGTCCGATCGGGAGATCGTGGAGTTGCTGCACGTCATCGGCTACTACTGGACGTTCGGCCGCGTGTCCACCGTCCTCGACGTCGAGCTGACCCACGTGTACGCGCAGGAGTACGGCTCGACCTGGACTCCGCCCGAACTCCCCGGAAGACCACGATGA
- a CDS encoding aldehyde dehydrogenase family protein, protein MTDTKTTQSVAGHWIDGREARTGGPVIDVVNPADGTVVASVPDGTAEDVDKAVAAARAALPGWAATSPAERAGLIQHLAARLGDRTEEIATTISAEIGAPISLARFGHAALPPAVASSVAGLADEIPWAEEVGNSLVIREPVGVVGAITPWNFPLQQIMTKLAPALLAGNTMVHKPAELAPLTARILAEAARDAGIPDGVFNVVHGRGPVVGEAIATHPGVDMVSFTGSTAVGKRISVLASGTVKRVALELGGKSASVVLDDADLGLAVERTLASAWTNSGQVCGAWTRMIVPAARRDEIVDLLKAAAAAYSVGDPADETTRIGPVASETQWQRVNGYIERGIAEGARLVVGGPGRVPGLEHGAYVRPTVFVDVAPDAVIAQEEIFGPVLSVLTYEDEEDAVTIANSTIYGLVGAVFGEPERALRVAKRMRTGQVDINGAQFNFLAPFGGYKQSGHGREFGRLGVEEFTEVKSIQR, encoded by the coding sequence ATGACAGACACGAAAACCACCCAGAGCGTTGCCGGTCACTGGATCGACGGGCGGGAAGCGCGGACCGGCGGCCCGGTCATCGACGTGGTGAACCCCGCCGACGGCACCGTGGTCGCGAGCGTGCCGGACGGCACTGCCGAGGACGTCGACAAGGCGGTCGCCGCGGCGCGCGCCGCGCTTCCCGGCTGGGCCGCGACTTCCCCGGCCGAACGGGCGGGCCTGATCCAGCACCTCGCGGCCCGCCTCGGCGACCGCACCGAGGAGATCGCGACCACGATCTCGGCCGAGATCGGCGCCCCGATCAGCCTCGCGCGGTTCGGCCACGCCGCGCTGCCGCCCGCGGTCGCCAGTTCGGTGGCGGGCCTCGCCGACGAGATCCCGTGGGCCGAGGAGGTCGGCAACTCCCTCGTCATCCGGGAGCCGGTCGGCGTCGTCGGGGCGATCACCCCGTGGAATTTCCCGCTCCAGCAGATCATGACGAAGCTGGCACCCGCCCTGCTCGCCGGCAACACGATGGTCCACAAGCCCGCGGAGCTCGCCCCGCTGACCGCCCGCATCCTGGCCGAGGCGGCCCGGGACGCCGGCATCCCCGACGGTGTGTTCAACGTCGTCCACGGGCGCGGACCCGTTGTCGGAGAAGCGATCGCGACCCATCCGGGTGTCGACATGGTCAGCTTCACCGGTTCGACCGCGGTGGGAAAGCGGATCTCGGTCCTGGCCTCCGGCACCGTCAAGCGCGTGGCCCTCGAACTGGGCGGCAAGTCGGCCAGCGTCGTGCTCGACGACGCGGACCTGGGTCTCGCCGTCGAGCGCACCCTGGCCAGCGCGTGGACCAACAGCGGGCAGGTCTGCGGCGCCTGGACGCGCATGATCGTGCCGGCCGCCCGGCGCGACGAGATCGTCGACTTGCTCAAGGCGGCCGCCGCGGCGTACTCGGTGGGTGACCCGGCCGACGAGACCACCCGCATCGGTCCCGTCGCCTCGGAAACCCAGTGGCAGCGGGTGAACGGGTACATCGAGCGTGGCATCGCGGAGGGCGCGCGGCTCGTCGTCGGCGGCCCCGGGCGGGTTCCCGGCCTCGAGCACGGCGCCTACGTCCGCCCGACCGTCTTCGTCGACGTCGCCCCGGACGCGGTGATCGCGCAGGAGGAGATCTTCGGCCCGGTTCTGTCGGTGCTCACCTACGAGGACGAGGAAGACGCCGTCACCATCGCCAACAGCACCATCTACGGCCTCGTGGGCGCGGTGTTCGGCGAGCCCGAACGCGCGTTGCGGGTCGCGAAGCGGATGCGCACCGGCCAGGTCGACATCAACGGGGCGCAGTTCAACTTCCTCGCTCCCTTCGGCGGCTACAAGCAGTCCGGCCACGGCCGCGAGTTCGGCCGCCTCGGCGTCGAGGAGTTCACCGAGGTCAAGTCCATCCAGCGATGA